In Euphorbia lathyris chromosome 10, ddEupLath1.1, whole genome shotgun sequence, a single genomic region encodes these proteins:
- the LOC136208503 gene encoding GDSL esterase/lipase At5g03820-like, producing MGFSERFLRTCVYFVVLASMAAHAVADPVVPALIIFGDSVVDVGNNNNLNTLIKANFPPYGRDFVGHKPTGRFCNGKLATDFTAEYLAFDSYPPAYLSQDAQGMRILTGVNFASAASGFYDGTSRLYSAVSLTQQLNNYKEYQTRVVSMVGQAKAKDMFSAGIHLLSAGSSDFVQNYYINPVLNRIYPVDRFSDNLMTYYSTFIQNLYNLGARRIGVTNLPPTGCLPAAITLFGGGGSNQCVERLNNDAISFNAKLKTTSESLKSSLPGLKLVVFDIYQPLMDMVMKPSDNGFLEARRSCCGTGTLETSVLCNARALGTCSNATSYVFWDGFHPSEAANKVLAGILLEQGFDLIS from the exons ATGGGATTTTCTGAGAGGTTTTTGCGCACCTGTGTTTACTTTGTTGTTTTAGCATCCATGGCTGCTCATGCAGTTGCAGACCCCGTTGTTCCAGCTCTGATTATCTTTGGGGATTCTGTTGTTGATGTGGGTAATAACAATAATCTCAATACTTTAATCAAGGCAAATTTTCCACCATATGGAAGAGATTTTGTTGGTCATAAACCGACCGGGAGATTCTGCAATGGCAAACTAGCTACAGATTTCACTG CGGAGTATCTCGCTTTCGACTCGTACCCACCTGCGTATCTTAGCCAAGATGCTCAAGGAATGAGAATCCTGACTGGTGTTAACTTTGCCTCAGCTGCTTCTGGTTTCTATGATGGCACATCCAGGCTATAT AGTGCCGTTTCGCTCACCCAGCAGTTAAATAACTATAAGGAGTACCAGACAAGAGTTGTGAGCATGGTAGGACAAGCAAAGGCTAAGGACATGTTCTCTGCTGGTATACATCTCTTAAGTGCAGGGAGCAGTGATTTTGTTCAGAATTACTATATCAATCCTGTTCTTAATAGAATCTACCCAGTCGATCGGTTCTCTGATAATCTTATGACATACTACTCCACTTTCATTCAG AATCTATACAACCTTGGAGCAAGAAGGATTGGAGTGACAAACCTACCACCAACCGGGTGTTTACCAGCAGCCATAACCCTCTTTGGAGGAGGAGGAAGCAATCAGTGTGTAGAGAGGTTAAATAATGATGCCATTTCCTTCAACGCTAAACTAAAAACAACTTCTGAAAGCTTGAAGAGTTCCCTTCCTGGCCTCAAACTTGTTGTCTTCGATATCTACCAGCCTCTCATGGATATGGTCATGAAACCCAGTGATAATG GGTTCCTTGAGGCCAGAAGGTCTTGCTGCGGAACAGGTACATTAGAGACCTCAGTCCTGTGCAACGCAAGGGCTTTGGGGACATGCTCCAATGCTACATCATATGTGTTTTGGGATGGATTTCATCCTTCTGAAGCTGCTAATAAGGTCTTGGCTGGTATTCTACTTGAACAGGGATTTGACCTCATTTCTTGA